From the Paraflavitalea soli genome, the window CCAGGCGGTCGAATACCAGGTAGGCTACAAAGCCCAGTGCCACGATAGTCATCACGAACATATTGCTGTAATGATCAGCAGCCAGGGATAATGCCTCAGGCAACAGGTCAAAAAAGAACACACCAGTAACCAGGCCTGCACTGAAAGCCGTGATAAGGCCATGGTTGTCCTTGTAATAAAAAGCGATCAGTCCACCCAGGAAGGTAGCACAACAGATGAATATAATAACAGCGATCATCATCGGTAATAGTTTTTTTCCCAAGCTTTTTTCCTGAAACTCACAACACTGCACTAAAGCTACTCAGGCGCCATCCTTACAGGAAGCTGCGTATATAATATCCTGTCTTACCATCCATTACGATTTTGAGGTACATGCATTGCCATCAACGGCACATGGTTGTGCAATACAAACTGGCGGGTATGGCTACGGTGCAGCAGGGCTTCCAGGAAACGATGCCTTTTGGGCAGTATAATGAGCAGGTCCAGCGCATGCTGTTGTACAAAATCAAGAATGCCTTCATCTATATCTTCCTGTTGAATAAAATGGAATTGTGGTTTCACTGTTTTCAGGTGGTCGAGCAGGGAACCGGCGCCCGATAAGGCAGCCCTGTTGATTGATTCTTCCCTGCCAATATGCAGCACGTGGAGTTCGGCATTAAAATCTTTGATGAGGTGTTCTATCTCCTGAAAAGGCACTGTTCTGACTACCTGTTCAAAATCGCAGGCCAGGCCAATCCTGCGGATAATATTAAAGTGTGCCTCCGGGGGTACACAGATCACCGGCCAGGACAGCTGCTTCATGGTAATGATGGCATGGCTGCCAAAAAGCACTCTTTCTGCCCCGGTAGTACCCGTTGCACCAATCACCACAGAATAAGGATTCAACCGGGCACAGGCGCCTTTCAATTCGGTAAGGTAGATACCTACCCTCACTTCCCATCTTACATGGATGGGGCGCATCGATTGCCGCATAACCATCCGTTTCAAGGCCACCATTTCCAGTTCGGCCTCTTTTTTCCAGGTGTCATACATCAGGGGCACCATGATGTCGCCCATATTTACGGGCGGAACATATACGTGCAGGAGAAACAATTCGGCATGAACGGCTGCCGCCATGTCGGCCGCATACAGGGCGGCATTCCTCGCTATCTGCGACAGATCGGTAGCTACAATAATTGTACTCATTCCATTTTTTTTGAATCGCTGACCCCATCGTCAGTATCCAAATCTACTTTCCGGCGGGCCCAATTTCACTGATGACGCTCAAACGATATACTGATTTGGGTCAAACAGTTGTATTCCGGATTGGCGTTCCGCTTGCCTGCAACAAAAAAGGCGGACCTTGCGATCCGCGTCAGCTTTTTGTATTTTTTAGCCAACAGTTGTCTACGGACCCCAACCATGGACCAGCATTCTTCCCCTGACAGGAGTCAGCAGGCTCTTTGACCGTCCTCATTGATTATGGAAAAGATCTGGTGTTCTTTTGAGTTATCAATCATACCTGAAACGAACCCGTATTTATATCCTTCAGTAGCTCTTAAAATAATGACTATGCCATTGGATAAACAGCCAGAACAACCAGCACAACAACCAGGACAACCCAACCGGTTCAGGTTTTTCTGGTGGATATTTACCCTTACCGGTATTCTCCTGTTGCCCTTGCTGGTGAATACTGTTTTCCGTAATCCCGCTGAAATTTCCTGGTCTGATTTCGAACAACGGCTATTGAGCAGGAATGTAGTGGACCGGATAACGGTAGTAAATGGAGATTATGCAGAGATATACATTAAAAGATCCTTCGGCCAGGATCCTCTCTTTAAGGAAGCTTTTAAACCGCTGATCGGCAAAGAACCTTATGAAGGCCCGCATTACAAACTCAATATAGGCTCAGTGGAAAGCTTCGACCGGAAACTGGAGGCGGCACAACAAAAATATCATACGGCCGGGGTGGCGGTAAGCTATGAAAAAAGATCCGGCTGGTTTTGGGGCTTACTTGGCTGGACAATCCCCTTACTGGTAATGTTCTTCTGGTGGCAATACATGGTCAGGCGATCGGGCGGCGGTTCTTCTGCATTCAACTTTGGTAAGTCTACTGCTACGCTGCTGGATAAGGCCAATAAAAGCACGGTCACGTTTGAACAGGTGGCCGGCCTTGAGGAAGCCAAAATGGAAGTACGGGAGATCGTTGACTTTCTTAAAAGCCCGCAGGCCTTTACACGCCTGGGCGCGAAGATACCCAAGGGGGTGATATTGGTAGGCCCTCCCGGTACGGGCAAAACGCTGCTGGCCCGGGCAGTGGCGGGAGAAGCGCAGGTTCCTTTTTTTACGATCTCCGGATCAGAGTTTGTTGAAATGTTTGTAGGAGTGGGTGCCTCCCGCGTACGCGACTTGTTCAAAAGAGCCAAGGAAAAAGCGCCTTGTATCGTTTTTATTGATGAGATCGATGCCATTGGACGGTCAAGAGGCAGGAATGCCCTGTTCACCGGGGCCAGTGACGAACGTGAAAGTACCCTCAATCAACTGTTGACGGAAATGGATGGGTTTGGCACCAATACGGGGGTTATTGTACTGGCAGCTACCAATCGTGCTGATATGCTGGACCCGGCATTATTGCGCCCGGGCAGGTTCGACAGGCATATCTATCTCGAACT encodes:
- a CDS encoding universal stress protein, whose translation is MSTIIVATDLSQIARNAALYAADMAAAVHAELFLLHVYVPPVNMGDIMVPLMYDTWKKEAELEMVALKRMVMRQSMRPIHVRWEVRVGIYLTELKGACARLNPYSVVIGATGTTGAERVLFGSHAIITMKQLSWPVICVPPEAHFNIIRRIGLACDFEQVVRTVPFQEIEHLIKDFNAELHVLHIGREESINRAALSGAGSLLDHLKTVKPQFHFIQQEDIDEGILDFVQQHALDLLIILPKRHRFLEALLHRSHTRQFVLHNHVPLMAMHVPQNRNGW
- the ftsH gene encoding ATP-dependent zinc metalloprotease FtsH, with the protein product MPLDKQPEQPAQQPGQPNRFRFFWWIFTLTGILLLPLLVNTVFRNPAEISWSDFEQRLLSRNVVDRITVVNGDYAEIYIKRSFGQDPLFKEAFKPLIGKEPYEGPHYKLNIGSVESFDRKLEAAQQKYHTAGVAVSYEKRSGWFWGLLGWTIPLLVMFFWWQYMVRRSGGGSSAFNFGKSTATLLDKANKSTVTFEQVAGLEEAKMEVREIVDFLKSPQAFTRLGAKIPKGVILVGPPGTGKTLLARAVAGEAQVPFFTISGSEFVEMFVGVGASRVRDLFKRAKEKAPCIVFIDEIDAIGRSRGRNALFTGASDERESTLNQLLTEMDGFGTNTGVIVLAATNRADMLDPALLRPGRFDRHIYLELPNLTEREAIFKVHQRPLVMDDSIDTKVLAGQTPGFSGADIANICNEAALIAARHKEEKISRQDFFDAIDRIVAGLEKKSKIISPEEKRVIAFHEAGHAVASWLLTHIDPLVKVSIIPRGKSLGAAWYLPEEKQLRTRTSFYEHLSATLAGRAAEEIIFGEISSGALDDLEKATKEAYMMVACYGFSKKIGHISFYDSTGQHDSSIQKPYSEETGRLIDEEVRNLISEAYTQANNLLVQHKPVLIRLADKLLEKEVLLKEDLEKILGERARNTEYDQTALEAVYTT